In one window of Syngnathus scovelli strain Florida chromosome 22, RoL_Ssco_1.2, whole genome shotgun sequence DNA:
- the LOC125992037 gene encoding hepatocyte growth factor yields MRTHAWIYQALVCALLSLLDAGDCRKSRQSLQRYEKSDNHLLVCAECPQSPVVRNSRSQEHCARKCKKVKKCRAFNFHKHNRKCHLLLFDRFSHGAQKQAGANFTLYEKKDYIRECIMGPKDNYRGRRSWTKSNITCQAWSDNNINEHTFYPDRYPTQDLRENFCRNPNNDPGGPWCYTTDPNVRAEECGVPQCSEDVCMTCNGEEYRGKVDHTESGKECQRWDSTRPHKHKFQPKKYRDKGLTDNYCRNPDNRLRPWCHTMDPKTPWEYCNITMCESDSREDPDVNITTWCVRGKGREYRGTMNVTPEGVTCQRWDSQFPHQHFFLPDNFKCKDLRDNFCRNPDGSEYPWCFTSDPNQRRANCTHIPRCDAQAAKKTECYEDNGEAYRGTLAVTRSGIPCANWSLHINSGDSHSTLSHVGLDKNYCRNPDRDKHGPWCYTDPNTRLAWDYCKLKPCDSTTATPPNATQTPPGPAPTVPKISCFVHITTRIVGGHQVRGADGSWVVSIQREKIHMCGGSLIREDWVLTDQQCFTSCVPDLREYSVQVGLRHLNESSRHPRLKISRLICGPEGSNLVMLKLANPAPVSEGAATIHLPVKECHIAEGANCTMYGWGETRDKERERALNAVTMPMVDDDKCSRIKGDAGQRRICAGGKRGEGVCEKDNGGPLVCHEQERRVVVGVSIQRTKCASSRPALFVNVAFYSQWIYKVFKLYPGPDTN; encoded by the exons ATGAGGACGCACGCATGGATTTACCAGGCGCTGGTGTGCGCGCTGCTCAGCCTGCTGGATGCAG GTGACTGTCGAAAGAGCAGACAGTCTTTGCAACGCTATGAAAAGTCTGACAACCACCTGCTGGTCTGTGCCGAGTGCCCGCAGTCTCCCGTGGTGCGCAACAGTCGCTCGCAGGAACATTGCGCCCGCAAATGCAAGAAAGTCAAGAAGTGCAG GGCCTTCAACTTCCACAAACACAACAGGAAATGCCACTTGCTCCTCTTCGACCGGTTCAGCCACGGGGCACAGAAGCAGGCCGGCGCCAACTTCACGCTGTATGAAAAGAAAG ATTACATAAGGGAGTGTATCATGGGACCCAAGGACAACTACAGAGGGAGGAGGTCTTGGACCAAGTCGAACATAACGTGTCAAGCCTGGTCTGATAATAACATCAATGAACACAC GTTTTATCCCGATCGGTACCCAACGCAAGACTTGAGGGAGAACTTCTGCCGGAATCCCAACAACGACCCCGGTGGTCCGTGGTGCTATACCACCGATCCCAACGTACGGGCCGAGGAGTGTGGCGTGCCACAGTGTTCGGAGG ACGTGTGCATGACATGTAACGGTGAGGAATACCGGGGCAAAGTTGACCATACCGAGAGCGGCAAGGAGTGCCAACGATGGGACTCCACCAGACCCCATAAACACAAGTTCCAGCCCAAAAA GTACAGGGACAAAGGCTTGACAGATAACTACTGTCGCAATCCGGACAATCGCCTCCGTCCGTGGTGCCACACCATGGATCCAAAGACTCCCTGGGAGTACTGCAACATCACCATGTGTG aGTCCGACTCCAGGGAGGATCCGGATGTGAACATCACGACGTGGTGCGTCCGCGGAAAGGGTCGAGAGTACCGCGGCACCATGAACGTAACTCCTGAAGGGGTGACGTGTCAGCGCTGGGACTCGCAGTTTCCCCACCAGCACTTCTTTCTTCCAGATAACTTCAAATGCAA GGACCTGCGTGACAATTTCTGTCGCAACCCAGACGGGTCAGAGTACCCATGGTGCTTCACTAGCGATCCCAATCAGCGCAGAGCCAACTGCACGCACATCCCCAGGTGTGACGCCCAGGCGGCCAAGAAAACTG AATGCTACGAGGACAACGGGGAGGCGTACCGGGGCACCTTAGCTGTCACACGCTCAGGGATTCCTTGCGCCAATTGGTCCCTTCACATCAACAG CGGGGATTCTCACTCTACACTATCCCATGTAGGGCTAGACAAGAACTACTGCCGAAATCCTGACCGGGACAAACATGGCCCGTGGTGCTACACTGACCCGAACACTCGCCTGGCTTGGGATTACTGCAAATTGAAACCCT GTGATTCAACAACAGCCACACCTCCAAATG CGACGCAAACGCCCCCCGGTCCGGCACCGACTGTGCCCAAGATCTCGTGCTTCGTCCACATCACCACTCGCATCGTCGGGGGCCACCAAGTGCGAGGGGCGGATGGCAGCTGGGTTGTCAGCATCCAGAGAGA AAAGATCCATATGTGTGGAGGTTCTTTGATCAGAGAAGATTGGGTGTTGACGGACCAGCAGTGCTTCACATCCTG cgtTCCCGACCTAAGGGAATACAGCGTACAGGTGGGACTACGACACCTGAACGAGTCGTCGCGTCACCCCAGACTTAAAATATCTCGCCTTATCTGCGGCCCGGAGGGATCCAACCTGGTCATGCTGAAACTGGCCAA CCCTGCGCCCGTGTCGGAGGGAGCCGCCACCATTCATCTTCCCGTCAAAGAATGTCACATCGCCGAGGGCGCCAACTGCACCATGTATGGATGGGGCGAAACCAGAG ATAAAGAACGGGAACGGGCGCTGAATGCCGTGACCATGCCGATGGTGGACGACGACAAGTGTTCGCGGATTAAGGGGGACGCTGGACAAAGAAGGATTTGTGCCGGAGGCAAGAGAGGAGAAGGCGTGTGCGAA AAAGACAATGGCGGTCCACTGGTGTGCCACGAGCAGGAGCGCCGTGTAGTGGTGGGCGTGAGCATCCAGCGCACCAAGTGTGCATCATCACGGCCGGCACTCTTCGTCAACGTGGCGTTCTACTCACAGTGGATTTACAAAGTCTTTAAGCTTTACCCTGGCCCGGACACGAACTGA